A DNA window from Streptomyces canus contains the following coding sequences:
- a CDS encoding GH1 family beta-glucosidase — protein sequence MPESETPAGPVTFPPAFLWGAATSAYQIEGAVREDGRTPSIWDTFSHTPGKTAGGDHGDIAVDHYHRYRDDVALMADLGLTAYRFSISWSRVQPTGRGPAVQRGLDFYRRLVDELLAHGIKPAVTLYHWDLPQELEDAGGWPERDTAYRFAEYAQIVGEALGDRVEQWITLNEPWCAAFLGYASGVHAPGRTDPAASLKAAHTLNLAHGLGTSALRGSMPARNSVALSLNSSVVRPFSQDAADLAAAQKIDDLANGVFHGPILHGAYPQTLFAATELITDWSFVEDGDLALINQPLDALGLNYYTPALVSAADAETSAPRADGHGSSAHSPWPGADDVTFHQTPGERTEMGWTIDPTGLHDLIMRYTREAPGLPLYITENGAAYDDKPDPDGRVHDPERIAYLQGHLAAVRRAIADGADVRGYYLWSLLDNFEWAYGYEKRFGAVYVDYATLERTPKSSALWYGRAARTGTLPEVQSIQ from the coding sequence ATGCCTGAGTCCGAAACGCCGGCCGGCCCGGTGACCTTTCCCCCCGCCTTCCTGTGGGGCGCCGCGACCTCCGCCTACCAGATCGAGGGGGCGGTGCGGGAGGACGGCCGTACGCCCTCCATCTGGGACACCTTCAGCCACACCCCGGGCAAGACGGCCGGCGGCGACCACGGTGACATCGCTGTCGACCACTACCACCGCTACCGCGACGACGTGGCGCTCATGGCCGACCTCGGCCTGACGGCGTACCGTTTCTCGATCTCCTGGTCCCGGGTGCAGCCGACGGGCCGCGGCCCCGCGGTCCAGCGGGGTCTGGACTTCTACCGCCGGCTGGTGGACGAGCTCCTCGCGCACGGCATCAAGCCGGCCGTGACGCTCTACCACTGGGACCTGCCCCAGGAGCTGGAGGACGCGGGCGGCTGGCCGGAGCGCGACACGGCCTACCGCTTCGCCGAGTACGCGCAGATCGTCGGGGAGGCGCTCGGCGACCGGGTGGAACAGTGGATCACCCTCAACGAGCCGTGGTGCGCGGCCTTCCTGGGCTACGCGTCCGGGGTGCACGCGCCGGGCCGTACGGACCCCGCGGCCTCGCTGAAGGCGGCGCACACGCTGAACCTGGCGCACGGACTGGGCACTTCGGCGCTGCGCGGGTCGATGCCGGCCCGCAACTCGGTGGCGCTCAGCCTCAACTCCTCGGTGGTCAGGCCCTTCTCGCAGGACGCGGCGGACCTCGCGGCGGCGCAGAAGATCGACGACCTGGCCAACGGTGTCTTCCACGGGCCGATCCTGCACGGTGCGTATCCGCAGACGCTGTTCGCGGCGACGGAGCTGATCACGGACTGGTCGTTCGTCGAGGACGGCGATCTCGCCCTGATCAACCAGCCGCTGGACGCGCTGGGCCTCAACTACTACACGCCGGCACTGGTCTCGGCCGCCGACGCGGAGACAAGCGCACCGCGCGCCGACGGTCACGGCAGCAGCGCGCACTCCCCGTGGCCCGGGGCGGACGACGTCACCTTCCACCAGACCCCCGGTGAGCGCACGGAGATGGGCTGGACGATCGACCCGACGGGCCTGCACGACCTGATCATGCGCTACACCCGCGAGGCCCCGGGTCTGCCGCTGTACATCACGGAGAACGGCGCGGCCTACGACGACAAGCCCGACCCCGACGGCCGCGTCCACGACCCCGAGCGGATCGCCTACCTACAGGGCCACCTCGCCGCGGTCCGCCGCGCGATCGCCGACGGCGCGGACGTCCGGGGCTACTACCTGTGGTCCCTGCTGGACAACTTCGAGTGGGCGTACGGCTACGAGAAGCGTTTCGGCGCGGTCTACGTGGACTACGCGACGCTGGAACGGACACCCAAGTCCAGCGCCCTCTGGTACGGCCGGGCAGCCCGCACGGGCACGCTCCCGGAGGTCCAGAGCATCCAGTAG
- a CDS encoding DNA-binding protein, translated as MARRKLSHEGTLVLDREGLSKLVGDDERVVALVAEARKRGMEAVISALTVIEAVHRRTDKARLAWVLSGLRIVPVGDEEAKAASALLINAGLHGHKYAIDAAVAEMALRQHRPVVMLTSDVDDTSKLCGERYALSSYSPCSQPVRGVETCRI; from the coding sequence GTGGCCCGCCGCAAGCTGAGCCACGAAGGCACACTCGTCCTTGACCGCGAGGGCCTTTCGAAGCTTGTCGGCGACGACGAACGAGTCGTGGCCCTTGTCGCCGAAGCACGCAAGCGCGGCATGGAGGCGGTGATCAGCGCGCTCACCGTCATCGAGGCCGTCCATCGACGGACGGACAAGGCCCGGCTTGCGTGGGTCCTGTCCGGGCTGCGGATCGTGCCCGTCGGTGACGAGGAGGCGAAGGCCGCCTCCGCTCTCTTGATCAACGCCGGTCTTCACGGCCACAAGTATGCGATCGATGCCGCAGTCGCGGAGATGGCGCTGCGGCAGCATCGGCCGGTGGTCATGCTCACTTCCGATGTCGACGACACGTCCAAGCTCTGCGGGGAGCGGTACGCCTTGTCGTCGTACAGCCCGTGCTCGCAGCCGGTGCGTGGAGTGGAGACTTGTCGCATCTGA
- a CDS encoding beta-galactosidase, with amino-acid sequence MIPEGIAYGGDYNPEQWPEEVWAEDVRLMREAGVNMVSVNIFAWAFLEPREGEYDFARLDKILALLHENGIAADLATPTAAPPAWFFRKHPQALPVDRDGRRLSYGSRQTFCPSSPAYREAALRITRVLAERYADHPAVVMWHVHNEYGCHNAECYCDASAEAFRAWLRSRYGDLEALNHAWGTAFWSQWYYDWDEIIPPRATGAVPNPTHQLDWRRFCSDALLALCKAEREVLREAAPAVPATTNFMVMYNFDALDYWRWAPELDVVSNDHYLRSTDPESQIDIALSGDLVRSLAGGPWLLMEHSTGAVNWQPVNRAKNPGELRRNALGHVARGADGIAYFQWRAAKAGAEQWHSAMLPHAGTDSQIWRDVVALGADLKALAEVRGSTSPASVAVVWDWNARWALELPSQPSESVRYLDMVRAWYEPLWRSGVAVDFVHPSADLSRYRLVLAPALYLVDDAGAENLTGFASGGGTLVVGFHSGAVDTNCHVRLGGYPGAFREALGVSTDELFPLLPDESLGLSGGGTASLWSERVAPAGAETVTSYTSGPLTGVPAVTRYTYGEGVAWYLATHPDPETLAGLLDRIRREAGVEPVRETPDGVEAVLRRGEDADYLFLINHGDRDAEVEVRAGATELLAGKPVGAGAVTVAPGDVLVVREP; translated from the coding sequence ATGATCCCGGAGGGCATCGCCTACGGCGGCGACTACAACCCCGAGCAGTGGCCCGAGGAGGTCTGGGCCGAGGACGTACGCCTCATGCGCGAGGCGGGCGTGAACATGGTCAGCGTCAACATCTTCGCGTGGGCGTTCCTCGAACCCCGCGAGGGCGAGTACGACTTCGCGCGCCTCGACAAGATCCTCGCCCTGCTCCACGAGAACGGCATCGCCGCCGACCTGGCGACGCCCACCGCGGCCCCGCCGGCCTGGTTCTTCCGCAAGCACCCGCAGGCGCTGCCGGTCGACAGGGACGGCAGGAGACTGTCGTACGGCAGCCGCCAGACGTTCTGCCCGTCGAGCCCCGCCTACCGGGAGGCGGCCCTGCGGATCACCCGGGTGCTCGCGGAGCGGTACGCCGACCACCCGGCCGTCGTGATGTGGCACGTCCACAACGAGTACGGCTGTCACAACGCGGAGTGCTACTGCGACGCGAGCGCGGAGGCGTTCCGGGCGTGGCTGCGGTCGCGGTACGGCGATCTGGAAGCCCTGAACCACGCCTGGGGTACGGCCTTCTGGAGCCAGTGGTACTACGACTGGGACGAGATCATCCCGCCCCGCGCCACCGGCGCTGTGCCCAACCCGACCCATCAGCTGGACTGGCGCCGCTTCTGCAGCGACGCGCTGCTGGCGCTGTGCAAGGCGGAGCGTGAGGTGCTGCGGGAGGCCGCCCCCGCGGTGCCGGCCACCACCAACTTCATGGTGATGTACAACTTCGACGCGCTGGACTACTGGCGCTGGGCACCGGAGCTGGACGTCGTCTCCAACGACCACTACCTGCGTTCCACCGACCCCGAGTCGCAGATCGACATCGCGCTCAGCGGCGACCTGGTCCGTTCGCTGGCGGGCGGCCCGTGGCTGCTGATGGAGCACTCGACGGGCGCGGTGAACTGGCAGCCCGTCAACCGGGCGAAGAATCCCGGTGAGTTGCGCCGCAACGCCCTGGGGCACGTCGCCCGAGGTGCCGACGGCATCGCCTACTTCCAGTGGCGGGCCGCGAAGGCGGGCGCCGAACAGTGGCACTCGGCGATGCTCCCGCACGCCGGCACCGACAGCCAGATCTGGCGGGACGTGGTGGCGCTGGGCGCGGACCTGAAGGCACTGGCGGAGGTGCGGGGCAGCACCAGCCCCGCCTCGGTCGCCGTCGTCTGGGACTGGAACGCCCGCTGGGCCCTGGAACTCCCCTCCCAGCCCAGCGAGTCGGTGCGCTACCTCGACATGGTCCGCGCCTGGTACGAGCCGCTGTGGCGCTCCGGCGTGGCCGTGGACTTCGTCCACCCGTCGGCGGACCTGTCGCGGTACCGCCTCGTCCTCGCGCCCGCCCTCTACCTGGTCGACGACGCGGGCGCGGAGAACCTGACCGGCTTCGCGTCGGGCGGCGGCACCCTGGTCGTCGGCTTCCACAGCGGGGCCGTCGACACCAACTGCCATGTCCGCCTGGGCGGTTATCCGGGCGCCTTCCGCGAGGCACTCGGCGTCAGCACGGACGAACTGTTCCCGCTGCTGCCGGACGAGTCCCTCGGCCTGAGCGGCGGGGGTACGGCGTCCCTGTGGTCGGAGCGGGTCGCGCCCGCCGGAGCGGAGACCGTCACGTCGTACACCTCGGGCCCCCTCACCGGAGTTCCGGCGGTCACCCGGTACACCTACGGCGAGGGCGTGGCCTGGTACCTGGCGACCCACCCGGATCCGGAGACCCTCGCCGGGTTGCTGGACCGCATTCGCCGGGAGGCGGGAGTGGAGCCGGTGCGAGAGACACCGGACGGTGTCGAGGCGGTGCTGCGGAGGGGCGAGGACGCCGACTACCTCTTCCTGATCAATCACGGGGACCGGGATGCTGAGGTCGAGGTCCGGGCCGGGGCTACGGAGCTGTTGGCGGGCAAGCCGGTCGGGGCCGGCGCGGTGACGGTCGCGCCGGGGGACGTCCTGGTCGTACGGGAGCCGTGA
- a CDS encoding glycoside hydrolase family 36 protein, with translation MPHPFTPLASVPVDPRKARVHEEGWQSWSPSGVYALGDQPYRPTNENWATVCYRPGVTVPEGAFQGEGLLALDPGDGSPVRLWAATDPLHEVPSIRLVAEGSVAEVSADGPVKEFTGTDIQSALAEWAAGLGVEAPRPAPTVWCSWYEYFTGVTEDDIHENLRAMDTLDLPIDVVQIDDGYQKALGDWLTLSGRFRSRAAIADAIRARGRRAGIWTAPFLVDPAGDLAAEHPDWLVEDLDGGFLHAGRNWGHDLCVLDTTRPEAAEYLASVFRTLVSEGYDYFKVDFLYAGALEGVRHSSEDALTAYRSGIELIREAIGEDAYLLGCGAPVLPSIGLFDAMRVSPDTAPHRRPEADDYSQPGQDPAEFTGVGRQWQHGRLWVNDPDCLMARPAVETRERWAAHVEATGGLMASSDRLLSLDQWGVETTRRLLAGDAR, from the coding sequence GTGCCCCACCCCTTCACGCCGCTCGCCTCCGTGCCCGTGGATCCCCGAAAGGCCCGCGTCCACGAGGAGGGCTGGCAGTCCTGGAGCCCCAGCGGCGTCTACGCCCTCGGCGACCAGCCGTACCGTCCGACGAACGAGAACTGGGCGACGGTCTGCTACCGCCCGGGTGTCACCGTCCCCGAAGGCGCCTTCCAGGGCGAGGGGCTGCTGGCGCTGGACCCGGGCGACGGATCGCCGGTACGGCTGTGGGCGGCGACGGACCCGCTGCACGAGGTCCCGTCGATCCGCCTGGTCGCCGAAGGCTCCGTGGCGGAGGTCTCCGCCGACGGCCCGGTGAAGGAGTTCACGGGTACGGACATCCAGTCGGCGCTGGCCGAGTGGGCCGCCGGACTCGGGGTCGAGGCCCCGCGCCCGGCGCCCACGGTCTGGTGCTCCTGGTACGAGTACTTCACCGGCGTCACCGAGGACGACATCCACGAGAACCTCCGTGCGATGGACACCCTCGACCTGCCCATCGACGTCGTCCAGATCGACGACGGCTACCAGAAGGCCCTCGGCGACTGGCTCACCCTCTCCGGCCGCTTCCGCTCCCGCGCGGCCATCGCCGACGCGATCCGGGCCCGGGGCCGCCGCGCCGGCATCTGGACGGCCCCCTTCCTGGTCGACCCGGCCGGTGACCTGGCCGCCGAGCACCCCGACTGGCTGGTCGAGGACCTCGACGGAGGCTTCCTGCACGCCGGCCGCAACTGGGGCCACGACCTGTGCGTCCTGGACACGACCCGCCCCGAAGCGGCGGAGTACCTGGCGTCGGTCTTCAGGACCCTGGTGTCCGAGGGCTACGACTACTTCAAGGTCGACTTCCTGTACGCGGGGGCGCTGGAAGGCGTACGGCATTCCTCCGAGGACGCGCTCACGGCGTACCGCTCCGGGATCGAGCTGATCCGCGAGGCCATCGGCGAGGACGCCTACCTGCTCGGCTGCGGCGCGCCCGTCCTGCCCTCCATCGGCCTGTTCGACGCGATGCGGGTCAGCCCCGACACGGCCCCGCACCGGCGCCCCGAGGCCGACGACTACAGCCAGCCCGGCCAGGACCCGGCGGAGTTCACCGGCGTCGGCCGCCAGTGGCAGCACGGCCGGCTCTGGGTCAACGACCCGGACTGCCTGATGGCCCGCCCGGCCGTGGAGACCCGCGAGCGCTGGGCGGCCCACGTGGAGGCGACGGGCGGCCTGATGGCGTCGAGCGACCGCCTGCTGTCGCTGGACCAGTGGGGCGTGGAGACGACCCGGCGGCTGCTCGCGGGAGACGCCCGATGA
- a CDS encoding carbohydrate ABC transporter permease yields the protein MSTPTVALGAKQRTPLRPARILLHVFLIGTSLAWLAPLLWAVFAALRPYSETSTKGYVSWPDKLNFDNFKNAFEQSDMLHYFGNTLLIAVPAVLVTLLVSSMVAFYVSRFDFRLNIFLLLVFTAGNLLPQQVIITPLYRMYLLIDLPGITMSGKLYDSALGLVLIHVAFQSGFCAFVLSNYMRMLPHELTEAALVDGASVWRMYWQIVLPLCKPAMAALGTLLSIWIYNDFFWAIVLISTGENMPITSALNNLSGQYFTDPNLVAAGALLTAIPTLIVYFVLQRQFVSGLTLGANKG from the coding sequence ATGAGCACCCCCACCGTCGCGCTCGGCGCCAAGCAGCGCACCCCCCTGCGCCCCGCCCGGATCCTGCTGCACGTCTTCCTGATCGGCACCTCGCTGGCCTGGCTCGCCCCGCTGCTCTGGGCCGTCTTCGCGGCCCTGCGCCCCTACAGCGAGACCAGCACCAAGGGCTACGTCTCCTGGCCGGACAAGCTGAACTTCGACAACTTCAAAAACGCGTTCGAGCAGTCCGACATGCTCCACTACTTCGGGAACACACTGCTCATCGCGGTCCCGGCGGTGCTGGTCACCCTGCTGGTGTCGTCGATGGTCGCGTTCTACGTCTCCCGCTTCGACTTCCGGCTGAACATCTTCCTGCTGCTGGTCTTCACCGCCGGCAACCTGCTGCCGCAGCAGGTCATCATCACCCCGCTGTACCGCATGTACCTGCTCATCGACCTGCCCGGCATCACCATGAGCGGCAAGCTGTACGACTCCGCACTCGGCCTGGTCCTGATCCACGTGGCGTTCCAGTCCGGGTTCTGCGCCTTCGTACTGTCCAACTACATGCGCATGCTGCCCCACGAGCTCACCGAGGCCGCCCTGGTCGACGGCGCCTCCGTGTGGCGGATGTACTGGCAGATCGTGCTGCCGCTGTGCAAGCCCGCGATGGCGGCCCTGGGCACCCTGCTGTCCATCTGGATCTACAACGACTTCTTCTGGGCCATCGTGCTGATCTCCACCGGCGAGAACATGCCGATCACCTCGGCCCTGAACAACCTCTCCGGCCAGTACTTCACCGACCCCAACCTGGTCGCCGCCGGCGCCCTGCTCACCGCGATCCCCACCCTGATCGTGTACTTCGTGCTCCAGCGCCAGTTCGTCAGCGGACTGACCCTCGGCGCCAACAAGGGCTGA
- a CDS encoding carbohydrate ABC transporter permease, with protein sequence MTTDTNMKSPEAAAVPPSGPAPVKKRVPRGHKRLLTRRDRITLGFMAGVPTVLHVALVWVTALASIALAFTSWDGIGFGSIKWVGLDNFKQLFNDNPQFWPAVEHNVIWFVVLILIPTPFGLFLAVQLDKKIRFSRVYQTAFFLPVVVSLAVTGFVWQLVYNPDTGLINSLIGANKPGHYIDWIGDPHLNLWAVLIAASWRHTGYMMILYLAGLKGVDPSLREASSLDGANEWQTFKNVIFPTLRPTNTVVLVVTIIEALRAFDLVFVFNKGAQGTELLSILITNNIIGESSRIGYGSAIAVVLLVISLVVIIPYLISTFRKERSA encoded by the coding sequence ATGACTACCGACACGAACATGAAGAGCCCGGAGGCGGCCGCCGTGCCGCCTTCGGGCCCCGCGCCGGTCAAGAAGCGGGTCCCGCGGGGGCACAAGCGCCTGCTGACCCGCCGTGACCGCATCACGCTCGGCTTCATGGCCGGCGTGCCCACCGTCCTGCACGTGGCCCTGGTCTGGGTCACCGCGCTGGCCTCGATCGCCCTGGCATTCACCAGCTGGGACGGCATCGGCTTCGGCTCCATCAAGTGGGTCGGCCTGGACAACTTCAAGCAGCTGTTCAACGACAACCCGCAGTTCTGGCCGGCCGTCGAGCACAACGTCATCTGGTTCGTGGTGCTCATCCTGATCCCGACGCCGTTCGGCCTGTTCCTGGCCGTGCAGCTGGACAAGAAGATCCGTTTCTCCCGGGTCTACCAGACCGCGTTCTTCCTGCCGGTCGTGGTCTCGCTCGCGGTCACCGGGTTCGTCTGGCAGCTGGTCTACAACCCCGACACCGGACTGATCAACAGCCTGATCGGGGCCAACAAGCCCGGCCACTACATCGACTGGATCGGCGACCCGCACCTGAACCTGTGGGCGGTGCTGATCGCCGCGTCCTGGCGGCACACCGGCTACATGATGATCCTGTACCTGGCCGGCCTCAAGGGCGTCGACCCCTCGCTGCGGGAAGCGTCCTCGCTGGACGGCGCGAACGAGTGGCAGACGTTCAAGAACGTCATCTTCCCCACCCTGCGCCCCACCAACACCGTCGTCCTGGTCGTCACCATCATCGAGGCGCTGCGCGCCTTCGACCTGGTCTTCGTCTTCAACAAGGGCGCCCAGGGCACCGAGCTGCTGTCGATCCTGATCACCAACAACATCATCGGCGAGTCCAGCCGCATCGGCTACGGCTCCGCGATCGCGGTGGTCCTGCTGGTCATCTCCCTCGTCGTGATCATCCCGTACCTGATCTCGACCTTCCGCAAGGAGCGCAGCGCATGA
- a CDS encoding ABC transporter substrate-binding protein — protein sequence MRDLSSSLPSPSRRGLLKGMGGAALLGAGIPLLSACGSSGSSSDPKTVSLGSNASDAVPKKAFAEIYAAFQKQSGITVDVNTKDHNTFQEQINSYLQGTPDDVFNWFAGYRMQFFAAKNLASPIDDVWEKIGGNFPDAMKKLSKGADGKYYFVPLYTYPWAIFYRKSVFQQHGYEVPTTWDQLVALCKQMKKDGLVPIAFGDKDAWPAMGTFDQINFRLNGYDFHVELMAGKAAWTDAKVKAVFDHWAELLPYHQDGFMGRTWQDAAQTLVSKKAGMYLLGSFVAQQFADKADLDDLDFFAFPEINSAYGQDTVEAPTDGFMVSKAPKNKAGVAKLLEYLGTPAAEQIYLKADSSVVAASSKADTSSYTPLQKKAYEMISGAKSLTQFMDRDSRPDFTSTVMQPSLQKFLQNPKGVDSLLSSIERQKKTIFASS from the coding sequence ATGCGTGATCTCTCGTCTTCCCTGCCTTCGCCCAGCCGCCGCGGTCTGCTCAAGGGCATGGGTGGCGCCGCCCTGCTCGGAGCGGGCATCCCGTTGCTGTCCGCCTGTGGCAGCAGCGGCAGCTCCAGCGACCCGAAGACCGTGAGTCTGGGTTCGAACGCGTCGGACGCGGTGCCGAAGAAGGCGTTCGCCGAGATCTACGCGGCCTTCCAGAAGCAGTCCGGGATCACGGTCGACGTGAACACCAAGGACCACAACACGTTCCAGGAGCAGATCAACTCGTACCTCCAGGGCACGCCGGACGACGTGTTCAACTGGTTCGCCGGGTACCGGATGCAGTTCTTCGCGGCCAAGAACCTCGCCTCCCCGATCGACGACGTGTGGGAGAAGATCGGGGGCAACTTCCCGGACGCCATGAAGAAGCTGTCCAAGGGCGCGGACGGCAAGTACTACTTCGTGCCGCTGTACACGTACCCGTGGGCGATCTTCTACCGCAAGAGCGTCTTCCAGCAGCACGGCTACGAGGTTCCGACCACGTGGGACCAGCTGGTCGCCCTGTGCAAGCAGATGAAGAAGGACGGCCTGGTCCCGATCGCGTTCGGTGACAAGGACGCCTGGCCGGCGATGGGCACCTTCGACCAGATCAACTTCCGCCTCAACGGCTACGACTTCCACGTGGAGCTGATGGCGGGCAAGGCCGCGTGGACCGACGCCAAGGTCAAGGCCGTCTTCGACCACTGGGCCGAGCTGCTGCCCTACCACCAGGACGGTTTCATGGGCCGGACCTGGCAGGACGCGGCGCAGACGCTGGTGTCCAAGAAGGCCGGCATGTACCTGCTGGGCTCGTTCGTGGCGCAGCAGTTCGCCGACAAGGCGGACCTGGACGACCTGGACTTCTTCGCCTTCCCGGAGATCAACTCCGCGTACGGGCAGGACACCGTGGAGGCGCCCACCGACGGCTTCATGGTCTCCAAGGCGCCGAAGAACAAGGCCGGCGTCGCCAAGCTGCTCGAGTACCTGGGCACCCCGGCGGCGGAGCAGATCTACCTCAAGGCCGACTCCAGTGTGGTGGCCGCCTCCAGCAAGGCCGACACCTCCTCCTACACGCCGCTGCAGAAGAAGGCGTACGAGATGATCTCGGGCGCCAAGAGCCTGACCCAGTTCATGGACCGTGACTCCCGTCCCGACTTCACCTCGACGGTGATGCAGCCCTCGCTCCAGAAGTTCCTGCAGAACCCCAAGGGCGTCGACAGTCTGCTGTCCTCGATCGAACGCCAGAAGAAGACGATCTTCGCGTCCTCCTGA
- a CDS encoding glycoside hydrolase family 18 protein: protein MSMHRRKVSGRNKLIGGAVAAAVVGGGAVLVTGTAQAAGVGVAYTRTSDWSTGYTAQYVVTNNSGAADKDWKLEFDLPSGSTLGSLWNGESGVSGRHVTVKPPRWDTDGLVAGESVTVGFVVNGTGDPTGCRMDDADCATDGDDTPTPTPTPTPTPTSTASPTESTGFAPYVDTSLSPAFDLLASAASTGVKNYNLAFVTDGGGCTPKWGGVTDLASDAVGQQIGALRAKGGDVRVSFGGASGSELATTCSSADALAAAYGKAVDAYGLTKVDFDVEGGALPNTAANTRRAQAIAKLQSQHPGLDVSFTLPVMPEGLTQDGVDLLANAKSNGVEIDTVNIMAMDYGPSYSGDMGTHAEQAATATQAQVKGVLGLSDSAAWNAVAVTPMIGVNDVASEIFKVDDASQLVAFAKAKGLGGLSMWSATRDKQCSGGAKPSADATCSSIVQDAFAFSKTFAAYS from the coding sequence ATGAGCATGCATCGGCGCAAGGTGAGTGGCAGGAACAAGTTGATCGGCGGGGCGGTGGCCGCCGCCGTGGTCGGGGGTGGCGCGGTCCTCGTCACCGGTACCGCCCAGGCAGCCGGGGTCGGCGTGGCGTACACCAGGACCAGTGACTGGTCGACGGGTTACACCGCGCAGTACGTCGTCACCAACAACAGCGGTGCGGCGGACAAGGACTGGAAGCTGGAGTTCGACCTGCCGAGCGGATCCACGCTCGGTTCCCTGTGGAACGGGGAGTCCGGAGTGAGCGGGCGGCACGTCACGGTGAAGCCGCCCCGGTGGGACACGGACGGTCTGGTCGCCGGTGAGTCGGTCACGGTCGGGTTCGTGGTCAACGGCACGGGCGATCCCACAGGCTGTCGCATGGACGACGCCGACTGCGCAACCGACGGCGACGACACCCCCACGCCCACTCCTACACCCACTCCCACACCCACCTCCACCGCTTCCCCCACGGAGAGCACCGGCTTCGCCCCCTACGTCGACACCTCCCTCTCTCCCGCCTTCGACCTCCTGGCGAGCGCTGCGTCCACCGGCGTCAAGAACTACAACCTCGCCTTCGTCACCGACGGTGGCGGCTGCACGCCCAAGTGGGGCGGGGTCACCGACCTGGCGAGCGACGCCGTGGGCCAGCAGATCGGCGCACTGCGGGCGAAGGGCGGGGACGTCCGGGTCTCCTTCGGCGGCGCCTCCGGCTCCGAGCTGGCCACGACCTGCTCCTCGGCGGACGCGCTGGCGGCGGCGTACGGGAAGGCCGTGGACGCGTACGGCCTCACCAAGGTCGACTTCGACGTGGAGGGCGGGGCGCTGCCGAACACGGCCGCGAACACCCGGCGGGCGCAGGCGATCGCGAAGCTCCAGTCGCAGCACCCCGGACTGGATGTCTCCTTCACCCTCCCGGTCATGCCCGAGGGCCTCACCCAGGACGGCGTGGACCTGCTCGCGAACGCCAAGTCGAACGGCGTCGAGATCGACACCGTCAACATCATGGCGATGGACTACGGGCCCTCGTACAGCGGAGACATGGGCACCCACGCCGAGCAGGCCGCTACCGCCACCCAGGCACAGGTCAAGGGCGTTCTCGGGCTGTCCGACAGCGCGGCCTGGAACGCCGTCGCCGTGACGCCCATGATCGGGGTCAACGACGTGGCCTCGGAGATCTTCAAGGTCGACGACGCCTCCCAGCTGGTGGCCTTCGCCAAGGCGAAGGGCCTGGGCGGGCTGTCGATGTGGTCCGCCACGCGGGACAAGCAGTGCTCCGGCGGTGCGAAGCCCTCGGCCGACGCGACGTGCAGCTCGATCGTCCAGGACGCGTTCGCCTTCTCGAAGACCTTCGCCGCCTACAGCTGA